In Centroberyx gerrardi isolate f3 chromosome 14, fCenGer3.hap1.cur.20231027, whole genome shotgun sequence, the genomic stretch cacacacacataataaaaaacacaataaaagcatATAAAATAGTAGTAAGTAAAACTTTCTATCCAAAGggtttatacagtatatccattcTGACTCAAAACAGATAATGTTAATTGCTCAACATTTCAAACTCAGACGGTCCGTTCAGGCTCGACGTtcagttttctttctctcacaacAATAAGGAAAGTGAAACTAACATTCATAAGGCTTGTTTgtaatgttgtgtttctgttcctgAATATGAGAAATTGAAATGTGATGGTCGCATTTCAGCCTGGCTCCTGTCAGTCTGATGCACAAGGTGTTTTTCCTTAATGACACGTTTTCTCCCGGATTGCTGAATAGCGCAGAGGCAACCGGGAATTTCGTGTCAGCCAAGAATGACACCGAACCACAGCGTCGCAAAACTATTTTAACACAAGGGGAGAGCAATGACTGATTCtcatttgtctctgtctgtaatATCTACAgctatattttaaggtttttgCCCGTTATTTCTAAACGGATGTTGTGGCCCATGCAGAGGCGTTCCTTGAATAATCCATCTGCTGTATTAGTTTTCTGTTTCTAATAAAGATGAGAATTTTGAACTAGGTCAGCTTCTGTCTATTTTCTACAATATCCATCAACCTACATTACAGTATTATACATGAACCACCTAAGACTAGCTTTTCTTCAATAGGCTTCACTCTTGTATGTATTCAGTCTTGTagtttcctctccctccatgaGCATCACATTTAATGACTTAAACATGATATCACCATATTTATGGACCAAAcgtcaatattcaatatgtcTTGATATAGCAACTTTTCTCTAAACTTCCTTAATTACACAATTCAACAATGTACTTCTATGTTATATGAAATACTGAAATCAGACTTCAGAGTAACTCATACAAACTACAAATGATAAATCTCAAATGAAAACTAATACTGAATACTCTACTCTCTACTGCTTTCATATAAAAAAAGAGACTGCAGCTGCCAGTGTGATTTATTTTGCAGGGCGTTGCTGTCAGAGTCAGTCTGACCCAGTCAGACTCAGATCTCATATATGAGTGACTCATATCTGGagattttcaaacatgtttgattttgtcagcaCAAACTCTGCAACGCTCTTGCAGAGTGAGATATGTGAAGACAAGTTTTGAGAACGGTGATGAACAGCAATAACCAACAAGAACTCACAAGCAAACCAGGAGCAAGAGGCAGAAAATTAATATTTTGAAATTATTGGTTAGGGAATGTTATTCCTGACATGATACTACATATATTATGAACATCAACCAATGCACAGTCTAGCTAGTTATTTTGATTGGACTTCATTGTTGTTATAGTTTAGTTTAATAACTGAGCTCcccctctctgcagagcagacGGCCCACGCTGCCTGCGGCTCCCAACACTTCACTGTCTAGCTCTTCTCCTTTTCAGCACAGATGGAAGGGTGCGCAcgagggctgcaactaatgattgtTCTCTTTATCGATTATTCTATTGATAATTTTTtccgattaatcaattaatcatttagcctataaaatgtaaaaaataatgacaaatgcccatcacgagttaccagagcccaaagtgattcttaaaattgcttatttAGTCTGAACAGCAGCCAagaaaagtattcattttataaagatatgaaacagagaaaagcaccaaatcttagcatttgtgaagctgtaaccagcaagtttggtatttttacttgacaaattaataattaattgatTATCAAAGCACTAGTGCGCACGCAATAATTACTGCTCTTCCTTTTCAAGTTCCATTTTGACACAAGCAGGTGAAAGACAAAGTCGTAGTAGTTTCGTGTTTGTTTTGGGGAGACAGCGGGGCACCAAGATCCCTCACCACCAAATCCAAGTGAAGAATCTTTTATTGTGTGACATCCCGTCTATTCCACATCATTTAGTGTGCCATCACTACAAGAAACTACAGGAAAGACAGTCGTTTAATGTGAGCAGTACAGAGATCTCAGCTGTTTGACAGTCGTGTTAAGTGTGTGTCCGGCTTAAATCTTTGTGTCGCTTGCTTGAGACAACTGTAATCATTTTGGCGTCTACAGCAGCTTTGCTCATCCACGAGACACAACAAGGAAAAGAAAGCCAAATAGCCGACTTGActggtatttggggagacgcccaaattcagtcaaaactcgaaGGCACaaactgtaactgaaatgtgttggaaacaagcGGGAGAAGCGTAGGAACAGAAACGGATGTGGAGTGTCTTTTGcacatcgctgtcagttcacaTTGGTGCtggatatgggttacatcctagaatagatatgaaccgTCATCTTAAAAAAGAGTCAAGATTAAAAAGGAGAGGCAATGGACAGATAAAGAGATGGTTTCACTTAATTATTTTGCCTTACACTGTTGAAAAATACACTAAaaacaaagagggggggggcaaGCCTGAGTGTGGAGGGAGACAAGGAGTGTCAGCTAAACCCCATTAACCCTCTTCTAgacctttcacacacacacacacacacacacacacacacacacagttaaggCCGTGAAGGGCCTGGAGGTGAAGGTGCGGGCAGCCTGGAGAGTAACCTGTCCATGAGCTGCAGCTGTCTCTCATGGTTTTCCCGGCTGATCCTCTCCTGCATGGCCATGAGCTGAGTCATCAGGCTGTTCTGCAGCTCCCTCTCGTGGTCCATGAGCCTCTGCAGCCGGGCGTCCTCCTGCGCCTCCATGGCTGCGTCCATCTCCGTCAGCTGGTTAAACATCATGGTTGACAGCAGATCGGCGGTTTGTTCCGTCTtcgtctttttcttcttctttggtggaACGGTGCACCCTAAAAGCCAAAGCAACACACAAATCAGCACGATGCAGgagtaaaacaaaataaactctgGGGCCTTACTCAAACAGTGATGACAGGTACGAAGCAGACATTAATTTAACGTGTAATTAAAActacactaggcaacttcgcatgttggcagctccaaatggcagcaagaggtaacggTTTGAAAAATTATAActttaatacccagaaatcctgtgcagtgaggtcagtaaacgtcacacagctcgctcatgtttacccaccggccggtctgtgatgctttaaggaaaccaaagagacgagagaggaaaagatctaacggtggtgagtccagctttctctggacggagcgctgctcactgctgtttaggagacactttggattttgctcctaagtttcaatttgtcacttcctggaTGTGGAGAAGTGACCATACCAACACTAGAATTTCATTTGgccaaatagggcaaatctacagcatctcaattagtggggatgcaTGGGACACTCTTCTTTGTTGCAGCCACATTTTGTGATTTGGGCTGAtcagatgggtgtatttttacacaaaaatcttgcctagtgtaaCTTTAACTAATTAGGTTTAAATACGGTTTGAACTTCTATGGGCAGGGGCTTGTTTATGTGGATTTGCCCACTCTAGAGCAAACGGGCCTAGCTAAAccttgtgttcttttgtttcttggTAATATTCTCAGATTATCCCGCTACGGGTCCGGGACAAGTATGTTCTATAGGCCCGACAAGCACTGCCAGTGGCCACCATTCAACCCTGAACATTAAGGCAGTACATTATGCATCTGACCTGTTAAGTAGGCACCCAGCTAAACATCCACTCCATCAGATTATATCAGATCAGGTTAGGAAAACAATACTGTAACTTTCTCAATACTACTATAGACTGCCAACATAGTCTACAAATTTGCACGAGGGTGTAAATTTACAGTTAAActagaaaatacatttcttggagaaaatgtgtgggcCAGCTGTAAGCAGCTGGAAGTATAAGAAAACCTAATATTTAAATGGTTACTATGGAtatactaggtggttgctagggtctAACAGGTGGTTCCCaggggtgtttctaggtggttgctagggggTACTTGGTGGTtcaagtaatagtagtagtagtagtaaaaataGTATTAGGGCATCATCCGGGCCCTTGGTAGCCAGGGCGCGTGCCCCTGCTGATAACCCATGCATGTTTTCTGAGCACAACAAACAACACGAGCTGACCCGGGGACTGCAGGCTGTCTGAGGCGCTggcctgctcctgctcctcctcatcttcctccacaGGAGCGAGGATTGGTTTTTTCTCCTCTTCGGAAGCTTCGTCCCACAGGTGAACTTCAACCTCTTGGTACTCGCTGCAGGCGGGCGGGGTGGGTGAAGGGGTGGCTGTAGGTGTGGCTGTGGGCGTCCCGGGCCGTCTGACCGGGTTCACCACGGCGGAGTTACCGAAAACACTGTGGC encodes the following:
- the LOC139914764 gene encoding uncharacterized protein LOC139914764, coding for MFNWRDNEIIELLSIRGREDIRTQITGTVKDSVVYNRMVRLLAERGVHRSHMQVVSKLKTLKRQYAKAHQQKARCGIDRTNWPFYEQCHSVFGNSAVVNPVRRPGTPTATPTATPSPTPPACSEYQEVEVHLWDEASEEEKKPILAPVEEDEEEQEQASASDSLQSPGCTVPPKKKKKTKTEQTADLLSTMMFNQLTEMDAAMEAQEDARLQRLMDHERELQNSLMTQLMAMQERISRENHERQLQLMDRLLSRLPAPSPPGPSRP